A part of Eschrichtius robustus isolate mEscRob2 chromosome 20, mEscRob2.pri, whole genome shotgun sequence genomic DNA contains:
- the PGAP3 gene encoding post-GPI attachment to proteins factor 3 isoform X7: MAGRTVRLVLLVGVAALASGSQGDREPVYRDCVLRCEERNCSGGALKHFRSRQPIYMSLAGWTCQDDCKYECMWVTVGLYLQEGHKVPQFHGKWPFFRFLCFQEPASAVASFLNGLASLVMLCRYRTSVPASCPMYPTCVAFAWMRKLRHSKAK; the protein is encoded by the exons ATGGCCGGGCGGACGGTGCGGCTGGTGCTGCTGGTTGGGGTAGCCGCGCTAGCAAGCGGCTCCCAGGGCGATCGCGAGCCGGTGTACCGCGACTGCGTGCTGCGGTGCGAGGAGCGGAACTGCTCTGGGGGCGCACTGAAGCACTTCCGCTCCCGCCAGCCAATCTACATGAGTCTAGCAG GATGGACCTGTCAGGATGACTGTAAGTATGAGTGTATGTGGGTCACCGTTGGCCTCTACCTCCAGGAAGGTCACAAAGTGCCTCAGTTCCATGGCAAG TGGCCCTTCTTCCGGTTCCTGTGCTTCCAAGAACCAGCTTCTGCTGTGGCCTCTTTCCTCAATGGCCTGGCCAGCCTGGTGATGCTCTGTCGTTACCGCACCTCCGTGCCAGCCTCATGCCCTATGTACCCCACCTGCGTGGCCTTCGCTTGG